ACTGATAACCATGAAAAGGAATAAGCAAACACTGTCAGCTGATTACCTAGCTTTCACAATAGCTTCCacagttttcttttcttgtgcACTCAACTGACCATGCTCAGTGTCAACACTTCTCGTCACCTGCAACAAGTTCACAATAATCATCATCAATTCATTTAACATATCGAGTCTCCTAATGCTTGATAAGAGACATGACCACACCACGCCAGTATGTTGTTATGCTAAATATCATCTTGAAGATTATTGATAACTCCTTATGAAAACTACAGCTGATTCTTTCTTTGATTTCAGTTTCATGAAGCAATTATCAACCAAATTTTAAACCAGAGAACTTGAAGATTGGATAAAACAATGCTTACGAGATAATAGCATTCAATTTACCCATAATCTAaccttgttttgaaatatataattctaGGGTTATTAGTTATTACCACTAGGGGAAAAGGTTTTATACGTAATTCCTTTCTTATATAACAAAGCCTGATTTTTGTCCTTATTTAGACCCCCAAAATAAAATTCCTTAGCTCCACCATTGACTACATACAACAAATATTGCATTGACTTGGTTACTTAAATAATAAGTGTTAATGTATTGTAATATTTAAGGAAGGTCTAGATGTTCAGCACTGAACATACAGCTCACCCCTCCATGAGAAGGTAAAaacatcaatataaaaatttcctGTGCAACTGTGCACACTATTTGGtgtaaattttgattatttgatcTCAAGATACACTTacttagtaattaaaaaaatatttttctaattaaattcaaGTAACCCTCAACCTGGCCATCAGCTATAATCACTAAGACATGGTATTGGCCTCCACTTTGCTCAACTATGGTGATTGCCATCTCAATGACTGGGGCAAATGATGTTGGTCCTGCCATGAGTCgtgcaaaaatagaataagCAAAGAGCTGGTAGCAGATacaataagaaaaaatgaattgatGTTTGACCAATGTTTCAATACCTGCAAGTTTTAACTGAGGGACCAATTCCCTATATCGTCCCAACACTTCTTCAAATCCTTGGCAAAATCTCTCATCAGGATAGAAACTAAAAACTTCTTGATCATGAGTTGATGCTGCCAATATGAAAATCCAAACAGAATATAACTCACGGGAACATTATACTAGATAGATGAATGTAATTCATAATAATGGTTCTTGTATTACCATCTCCAAAACCAAAACAGGGAATTAAGTTATCCTCATCAAAGGAAGATAGAGTTTTTCCAATGATAGATATAGCTTGCTCATACGGATTTTGTTCATGACCAATGTAATGCAGGCATCTCCTTTGAAATGACCTTGCACCTAATATAGAAACAAGTTATGCATGTTAAACACAATTACAAAGGAGGCAGATGAAGGTGGTTTGTCGACAAGGGAAACACCTGTCCACTCATTACTCTTCGTAAAATCAATACCAACAATGAGATTGGAAGATTCTAGCCCAGCATTTGATAAAGCTTCAGTTACCTTAAATATGAAACATCACTTCAGAATGTCACGCCAATATgagaatttaaaatgattacTGGTGTAGCACCAGAAGTCAGCACAGTAATCCAACTTTTACATCATTCAGAAAGAACAATGGCACTAACAATGACAATGTCAAGATAAGAATTACAAAAAGATAGTTACAACACCTTATTCTAAGCTATTCAAGACCTGAACTAAAATAGGCTCTGGTTTTTCAAACCTAAGAgcttaaattcaaaatataatgacAGTTGCATTGCATGCATTCAGTGTAAACCAACATACTTTACAAAAACCAAGCACACCCAAGACCTAAACCATTTAAGCAATTTCATACATTGAGAAAAGGTTACCTGGTCTAAGCTCTTATAATTATCACCTATCCTTGAATACTTCCCATCTGATTTCTTTCCTTGTTCTGGTGCAGGACCACCCCCATTGCTTTGAGATGAATACCCGTAATGCCTCACAGACCCTTGATCTTGGCTTTGTGGCAAATAAGGCGATTGATACCGAGGAAAAAAATTTGAGGACGAACGTCGCCTAGAACTCCTTCGTTTTGAAACTGATCCGCCCATAAATTCTCTATCCTAAACAAAAACCCAGCAACCCCATTTAACATTCAAATCAAATCCCAGAGAACTGTTCTTTTTCAAGACATTCTCAACAAAAAcagttaactttttttcttctaatcaCATTGGTTCTAAATCTCCTACCATACCCATTATCCTTCTTCGTTTTAATTTTCTCTAAGTAATGCTAATTTTCAAAAAAGATCCCATCTTTAACGTGAATCGATTGAAAAATTGGAAGCAGTGAACGAAAAATGATACC
This DNA window, taken from Vigna radiata var. radiata cultivar VC1973A chromosome 5, Vradiata_ver6, whole genome shotgun sequence, encodes the following:
- the LOC106762654 gene encoding E3 ubiquitin-protein ligase RGLG2, which codes for MGGSVSKRRSSRRRSSSNFFPRYQSPYLPQSQDQGSVRHYGYSSQSNGGGPAPEQGKKSDGKYSRIGDNYKSLDQVTEALSNAGLESSNLIVGIDFTKSNEWTGARSFQRRCLHYIGHEQNPYEQAISIIGKTLSSFDEDNLIPCFGFGDASTHDQEVFSFYPDERFCQGFEEVLGRYRELVPQLKLAGPTSFAPVIEMAITIVEQSGGQYHVLVIIADGQVTRSVDTEHGQLSAQEKKTVEAIVKASEYPLSIILVGVGDGPWDMMKQFDDNIPARAFDNFQFVNFTEIMSKNMDRSRKETEFALAALMEIPSQYKATIELNILGTRRGKDIDRVPLPPPLYGAASFNSPKTSRQNSFRPSAPSSRHDVRPNPPATSASDNQVCPICLSNPKDMAFGCGHQTCCECGQELELCPICRSTIDTRIKLY